A genome region from Dolichospermum compactum NIES-806 includes the following:
- a CDS encoding ABC exporter membrane fusion protein, whose amino-acid sequence MVHKEKHSLIKPVSSWPIMLASSGVIATSLISIYSLSYFQKTSKSTSTISPTIPISAPTITAVAALGRLEPQGEVIRLSAPNSQTGIRVNQLLVKKGDKIRQGQVVAILDSYIPNLAALEKAKRQVEVSQANLQQVEAGAKRGDISAQKATISRLEAELRGSISSQKATIARLEAELKNSETENKRYQKLYQDGAISASDADTRRLRRDTVQEQLNEANANLKRTVETLQKQLSESEARLNSIAEVRPTDVQLAQANVKSAIASVQQAQAELDLSAIRSPINGQVLKINTWPGEIIANKGILELGQTQQMYVVAEVYETDIKKVRLGQSVTITGEAFTGKLKGTVTDIGLQVGRQNIFNTNPGSDTDNKIVDVKIRIDQLADNQRVSSLTNLQVQVLIKI is encoded by the coding sequence ATGGTACACAAAGAAAAGCACTCATTAATAAAACCTGTCAGTTCGTGGCCGATAATGTTAGCAAGTTCTGGAGTTATAGCTACCAGTTTAATATCTATCTATAGCCTTTCATATTTTCAGAAAACTTCTAAATCAACTTCTACAATATCTCCTACTATTCCTATTTCTGCACCTACCATTACTGCTGTTGCTGCTTTAGGACGTTTAGAACCCCAAGGAGAAGTAATTCGTCTCTCCGCACCCAATTCTCAAACAGGGATAAGAGTTAATCAACTTTTGGTAAAAAAAGGAGACAAAATTCGTCAAGGACAAGTAGTAGCAATTCTTGATAGTTATATTCCTAATCTTGCAGCTTTAGAAAAAGCAAAACGACAAGTAGAAGTCAGTCAAGCCAATCTTCAGCAAGTAGAAGCAGGGGCAAAAAGAGGTGATATTTCGGCGCAAAAAGCCACAATTTCCCGTTTAGAAGCGGAATTACGGGGATCAATTTCTAGCCAAAAAGCCACAATTGCTCGTTTAGAAGCTGAACTAAAAAATTCAGAAACCGAAAATAAACGATATCAGAAATTATATCAAGATGGTGCTATTTCTGCTTCTGATGCAGATACGAGAAGACTACGCAGGGATACTGTGCAAGAACAACTTAATGAAGCTAATGCTAATCTAAAAAGGACTGTAGAAACTTTGCAAAAACAGTTAAGTGAATCTGAAGCTAGATTGAATAGTATTGCAGAAGTTCGTCCTACAGATGTGCAACTAGCTCAAGCAAATGTAAAAAGTGCGATCGCATCTGTTCAACAAGCTCAGGCGGAGTTAGATTTAAGTGCTATTCGTTCACCTATTAATGGACAAGTTCTCAAAATTAATACTTGGCCAGGAGAAATAATTGCCAATAAAGGGATATTAGAATTGGGACAAACTCAACAAATGTATGTGGTTGCAGAAGTTTATGAAACTGATATTAAAAAAGTTCGTCTAGGTCAATCAGTAACTATCACCGGTGAGGCTTTTACAGGAAAATTAAAAGGGACAGTTACAGATATTGGTTTACAAGTTGGTAGACAAAATATCTTTAATACTAATCCTGGTTCAGATACAGATAATAAAATAGTTGATGTAAAAATCCGCATTGATCAATTAGCAGATAATCAACGAGTTTCTAGTTTAACTAATTTACAAGTTCAGGTACTTATTAAGATATAA
- the devC gene encoding ABC transporter permease DevC — protein sequence MILNIPLAWLQLVKQKVRFLVALAGIAFISVLMFMQIGFQDALYASATQVHKHLRGDLFLVSSQYKSLTSTQSFPRSRLYQILGFNGIASVEPLYVQFAKLKNPINGRKYPIYVLGFDPVKSIFRLPEIDQDFQLLKIPDQVFFDRAARPEFGPIAEYFQKNKPISMEIFSYLGTVGYKVKVSGLFTLGPSFGVDGNLIVSSSTFFKIFPEHRPNQVDIGSIHLQPHVSPQRILATLSASLPNDIMVMTRQEFIDFEKSYWTLRTPIGFVFNLMVTMGFVVGVIVVYQILYSNISTHFVQFATLKAMGFRNKYLLNVVFQQAVILAVLGYIPGFAISLGLYDIAKDATKLPIVMDINKGILVFTSVIVMCLTSGFFSTNKLRKVDPAEIFN from the coding sequence ATGATTTTAAATATACCTTTAGCTTGGCTACAATTGGTAAAGCAAAAAGTACGCTTTCTTGTAGCATTAGCGGGTATTGCTTTTATTTCTGTTTTGATGTTTATGCAAATTGGGTTTCAAGATGCTCTTTATGCTAGTGCGACTCAAGTACATAAACATCTTCGAGGTGATTTGTTTTTAGTTAGCTCCCAATATAAATCTTTGACTTCTACTCAAAGTTTTCCTCGCAGTCGTTTATATCAGATATTAGGTTTTAATGGAATTGCATCAGTTGAACCGTTATATGTCCAATTTGCTAAACTTAAAAATCCTATCAATGGTCGCAAATATCCTATTTATGTCCTGGGATTCGATCCGGTTAAATCCATATTTAGATTACCGGAAATAGATCAAGATTTTCAATTACTCAAAATTCCTGATCAAGTATTTTTCGACCGAGCGGCACGTCCAGAATTTGGACCAATTGCTGAATATTTTCAGAAAAATAAACCTATCAGTATGGAAATATTTAGTTATTTAGGAACTGTTGGTTACAAAGTTAAAGTCAGTGGTTTATTTACTCTTGGTCCTTCTTTTGGTGTGGATGGTAATTTAATAGTCAGTTCTTCTACTTTTTTTAAAATCTTTCCAGAACACAGACCAAATCAAGTAGATATAGGCTCAATTCATCTGCAACCTCATGTTAGTCCTCAAAGGATCTTAGCGACTTTATCCGCTAGTTTACCAAATGATATCATGGTAATGACGCGCCAAGAATTTATTGATTTTGAAAAAAGCTATTGGACATTAAGAACACCGATTGGATTTGTGTTTAATTTGATGGTAACGATGGGTTTTGTTGTTGGTGTAATTGTTGTTTATCAAATTCTTTATAGTAATATATCAACCCATTTTGTCCAGTTTGCTACACTCAAAGCCATGGGATTTAGAAATAAATATCTTTTGAATGTTGTCTTTCAGCAAGCTGTAATTTTAGCTGTCTTGGGTTACATTCCCGGTTTTGCTATCTCTTTAGGACTCTATGATATTGCCAAAGATGCAACTAAATTACCTATTGTGATGGATATAAATAAGGGTATATTAGTATTTACATCTGTGATTGTTATGTGCTTAACTTCTGGTTTCTTTTCTACTAATAAATTACGTAAGGTAGATCCAGCAGAAATTTTTAATTAA
- a CDS encoding DevA family ABC transporter ATP-binding protein produces MQYLPAANILEITKLNHYFGHGKLQIQTLFDINLTIKSGEIVIMTGPSGSGKTTLLTLIGGLRSVQEGSLKFNGQELLNASNEELVQIRRQIGYIFQAHNLLDFLTAMQNVQMSLELQSNISQWESYVQSEAMLNAVKLGDRINYYPSDLSGGQKQRVAIARALVSHPKLVLADEPTAALDSKSGRDVVNLMQQLAKEQDCSILIVTHDNRILDIADRIINMEDGYLIQHQV; encoded by the coding sequence ATGCAATATTTACCTGCTGCTAATATTTTGGAAATCACCAAGCTTAATCATTACTTTGGTCATGGTAAATTACAGATTCAAACTTTGTTTGATATTAATTTGACGATCAAATCTGGAGAAATTGTAATTATGACTGGACCTTCTGGTTCAGGAAAAACTACTCTATTAACATTAATTGGTGGTCTGCGTTCTGTCCAAGAGGGAAGTTTAAAATTTAATGGACAAGAATTATTAAATGCTAGTAATGAAGAATTAGTCCAAATACGTAGGCAAATTGGTTATATTTTTCAAGCTCATAATTTACTAGATTTTCTAACTGCTATGCAAAATGTGCAAATGTCTTTAGAATTGCAATCGAATATTTCGCAATGGGAATCCTATGTTCAGTCCGAAGCCATGCTTAATGCTGTGAAATTGGGGGATAGAATTAATTATTATCCTTCTGATCTTTCTGGGGGACAGAAGCAACGAGTGGCGATCGCTCGCGCTTTAGTGAGTCATCCTAAGTTAGTATTGGCTGATGAACCTACGGCTGCTTTAGATAGTAAATCAGGACGAGATGTGGTGAATTTAATGCAGCAATTAGCAAAAGAACAAGATTGTTCAATTTTAATTGTTACCCATGATAACCGCATTTTAGATATTGCCGATAGGATTATTAACATGGAGGACGGTTATTTAATCCAGCATCAAGTTTAG
- a CDS encoding SDR family NAD(P)-dependent oxidoreductase, protein MKNSTYRLSLFQYVKFYYAIQHFWASIYAARMMIKRKEGIIFTISSWGGMSYIFSVPYGVGKSSCDRLAADMAKELKEYNVTSVAIYPGIVGTEQITSFAQEQSLEHGTSSSFGDGYNWETPLFTGRAIASLAGDANIIKYTGKIQIVAEVAKRYGFVDENGNRSVSLRSLRFILLRGIPFLRNYAGLIPDLTIPWLVILFFSKFG, encoded by the coding sequence ATGAAAAATAGCACTTATAGGCTAAGTTTATTTCAATATGTAAAGTTTTATTACGCTATTCAACATTTCTGGGCTAGTATTTATGCTGCCAGAATGATGATAAAGCGGAAAGAGGGAATTATTTTTACTATTTCTTCTTGGGGCGGAATGTCTTATATTTTTAGTGTTCCTTATGGTGTGGGGAAAAGTTCTTGTGATAGATTAGCAGCAGATATGGCCAAAGAATTGAAAGAATATAATGTGACTTCTGTAGCTATTTATCCGGGGATTGTCGGTACAGAACAGATTACCAGTTTTGCTCAAGAACAGAGTTTAGAACATGGGACATCTTCATCATTTGGTGATGGTTATAATTGGGAAACACCGTTATTCACTGGGAGAGCGATCGCTAGTTTAGCTGGTGATGCTAATATTATTAAATATACAGGTAAAATCCAAATTGTCGCTGAAGTCGCCAAGAGATATGGATTTGTAGATGAAAATGGTAATCGTTCTGTATCTTTACGTTCTTTAAGGTTTATTTTACTAAGGGGAATACCTTTTTTAAGAAATTACGCTGGGTTAATTCCTGATTTAACAATTCCTTGGTTAGTGATTTTATTTTTTAGTAAATTTGGTTAA
- a CDS encoding type I polyketide synthase: MATSKFEVAFTQLKDEISNCEKSVIKMITVKKNMPDTTNMKNEINDKLRTNDVAIVGMASIFPQAKSLQEYWENIIQKVDCITDVPASRWNIDDYYDPDPKVPDKTYCKRGGFLPDIDFNPMEFGLPPNILEVTDISQLLGLVVAKEALEDAGYGASRQFNHERTGVVLGVAIGRQLAVPLGARLQDPLWKKVLKNSGLSDEDSQKIIEKLKSGYVQWEENAFPGMLANVISGRIANRLDLGGMNCVVDAACASSLGALRMAVSELVEHRADMMITGGVDTDNSIFAYMCFSKTPAVSPGEKVRPFDADADGMLLGEGVGMLVLKRLEDAQRDGDRIYAVIKGVGSSSDGKYKSIYAPRAEGQINALNRAYIDAEISPASIGLIEAHGTGTMVGDPTEFTSITSVFGENNPKKQHIALGTVKSQIGHTKAAAGAASLIKAALALHHKVLPPTINVSTPHPKLNIENSPFYLNTETRPWVSHPTQPRRAGVSAFGFGGTNYHVVLEEYEHEHHHPYRLHHTPQSLLLFALTPSELLSRCQHIQQQLQNESKEKYYQQLITDSQTAKIPVNYARVGFVADNLAQAGELLQIVIEGLKNKPEAESWEHPQGVYYRQKGMDTTGKVVALFSGQGSQYLEMGRELVMNFPCLRQTYTHMDSLLCEDGLQPLSSVVFPQPVFDETKKRIQLATLQKTEYAQPAIGVFSAGLYKILQQAGFKPDFVAGHSFGELTALWVAGVLNEEDYLFLAKARGQAMAAPANPNFDAGGMLAVKGDIHQITEVIKKFPQVAVANKNSQHQVVLAGKKEEIIQVQDILKNQGFTTFLLGVSAAFHTPLVSHAQKPFAQAVEKVNFNEAQIPVYTNVTGSRYPQEPHAIQKILKEQLLNQVLFQQEIENIYAAGGYYFVEFGPKNVLTNLVKDILSDKPHLAIAVNPSHTKNSDKTLRQAIVQLQVAGLYLQNLDPYQVATKIPEVPAKKVLNVRLNSTNITERTEKEFAKALENGHHVRVLSPEPTINENHPTSFNENHQPQGNKKPTTSFNENHQSQGNKKPTTSFNENHQSQGNNDHPTSLNGKLEQVEIQPDNHGKVIHNLEKIITEFSQQQRDIIHVHEQSLHNQTEYTKTFSQLMQQQYLLLGNNQTTEHQFQTQQLAISNSDQNMMRFHDHQGDTLRIHEQYLKYQHEYTQNYFQLLQKHLHLLTAENKDINFVNHPQIQQDLENDQKPDLLNQNISQPLPLCASAPLREEKTIPNIDKATLSQTLLNVVSDKTGYPVEMLELSMDMEADLGIDSIKRVEILGGLLELYPDLPKPNPEELGQLRTLEQIAEYMQTLVPDILNQQVEISTAITSKEVLVEVSQPELITATPVVENQKQEVEISQDLSDILLTVVSEKTGYPVEMLELSMDMEADLGIDSIKRVEILGGLLELYPDLPKPNPEEIGELRTLGEIATYMQQQAQGIPNLLSEEIVEVITTTSAPNIRRSIAKLQQLTTPDSLEFSLPENHIALITDDGSSTTEKLAEILIAKGWKTVVLSFPGVGSNVNEGINRVILTDWNEDSLQQQLKQIADNYGTVAAFIHLHPTIPLDIDKSILRHVFLIAKYLKEPLNEAAKFGRSCFITVARLDGEFGLGETHNFSAIPGGLFGLSKSINQEWENVFCRSLDLNPDLDPETSIKHILAEIHDANLLIQEVGYSAKGRVTLIADFSPLPTTSSSKKITKDQVFIVSGGAKGITAQCVIKIAQQYQCKFILLGRSSTEVEPVWAEDCENEAELKQRILENFQAQGEKPTPIMVQKKYQVISSQREIQNTLKAIEKAGGEAEYLSVDITDTVLLESKLADVIERFGAITGIIHGAGNLADKRIEKKSIQDFENVYAAKVKGLENLLRCVPANQLQYLVLFSSVVGFYGNAGQSDYATANEILNKSAHLIKHNYPNCHVMAINWGPWESGMVSPELKKAFAARGIEVIPVETGTKILVDELTTANQDTVQLVIGSPLIYVPATLSNDLRTYRIKRQLTLTENPFLQDHVILGRPVLPATCGLLWMTNACEQLYPGFTAFSSSNFKVLKGIVFDENFASEYILELQELAKHENQEIEFAAKISSKTPDGKIRYHFSTNLILKREIPTPPNYENLKFNQDENFLKSNQELYQVNASSLFHGCTFQGVKSVLNTSPSQMTIECCLPEPTTQQQGQFPVQTFNPYIADVQIHSLWIWTQHFYQVGCLPSEIKNFEQFAKVPFGETFYVTCELQSKTESSVVTDVITYNRQGQIYNRMIGAKGTILPRQTDKD, encoded by the coding sequence ATGGCTACCTCCAAATTTGAAGTTGCTTTTACACAGTTAAAAGATGAAATTAGTAACTGTGAAAAGTCTGTAATCAAGATGATAACGGTGAAAAAAAATATGCCTGATACTACAAATATGAAAAATGAAATTAATGATAAATTGCGAACAAATGATGTAGCAATTGTTGGTATGGCTTCTATTTTTCCCCAGGCGAAGAGTTTGCAGGAATACTGGGAAAATATTATTCAGAAAGTGGATTGTATTACTGATGTTCCTGCATCCCGTTGGAATATAGATGATTATTATGATCCTGATCCAAAAGTACCAGATAAAACCTATTGTAAGCGAGGTGGTTTTTTACCAGATATTGATTTTAATCCTATGGAATTTGGCTTACCTCCCAATATTTTGGAGGTGACAGATATTTCTCAATTACTTGGTTTAGTAGTAGCAAAAGAGGCATTAGAAGATGCTGGCTATGGTGCATCTCGACAATTTAATCATGAACGAACAGGAGTAGTATTAGGAGTAGCAATTGGTAGACAATTGGCTGTTCCTTTAGGTGCAAGATTGCAAGATCCACTTTGGAAAAAAGTTCTCAAGAATAGTGGTTTATCAGACGAAGATAGCCAAAAAATTATTGAAAAACTCAAAAGTGGATATGTGCAATGGGAAGAAAATGCCTTCCCCGGAATGTTAGCAAATGTGATTTCTGGACGTATCGCTAACCGTCTGGATTTGGGGGGAATGAATTGCGTAGTTGATGCAGCTTGTGCAAGTTCCTTAGGTGCATTAAGGATGGCTGTTAGCGAATTAGTAGAACATCGCGCCGACATGATGATTACTGGTGGTGTAGATACTGATAACTCAATTTTCGCCTATATGTGCTTCAGTAAAACCCCTGCTGTTTCTCCAGGGGAAAAGGTGAGACCCTTTGATGCTGATGCAGATGGAATGCTATTAGGTGAAGGCGTGGGAATGTTGGTACTTAAGCGCCTAGAAGATGCTCAACGAGATGGCGATCGCATTTATGCAGTCATCAAGGGCGTTGGCAGTTCCAGCGATGGTAAGTATAAAAGTATCTATGCACCTCGCGCGGAAGGTCAAATAAATGCCTTAAATCGAGCATATATAGATGCAGAAATTTCCCCTGCTAGTATAGGTTTAATTGAAGCACATGGTACAGGAACGATGGTAGGAGATCCTACAGAATTTACATCTATTACCAGCGTTTTTGGCGAAAATAACCCGAAAAAACAGCATATCGCTTTAGGAACTGTTAAATCTCAAATTGGACATACTAAAGCGGCTGCTGGTGCTGCCAGTCTTATTAAAGCGGCTTTAGCGCTGCATCATAAAGTTTTACCACCGACGATTAATGTCAGTACCCCCCATCCTAAACTGAATATTGAGAACTCACCATTTTATTTAAATACAGAAACTAGACCTTGGGTAAGTCATCCTACTCAACCCAGAAGGGCGGGAGTCAGTGCTTTTGGATTTGGTGGTACGAATTATCACGTTGTTTTAGAAGAATATGAACATGAACATCATCACCCTTACCGTTTACACCATACTCCACAATCCTTACTGCTATTTGCCCTCACCCCTTCAGAGTTGTTATCTCGTTGTCAACACATCCAACAACAATTACAGAATGAGAGTAAAGAAAAATACTATCAACAATTAATTACTGATTCTCAAACCGCTAAAATTCCCGTTAATTATGCCAGAGTAGGCTTTGTCGCCGATAATTTAGCGCAAGCTGGGGAATTACTGCAAATTGTCATAGAAGGGCTGAAAAACAAGCCTGAAGCCGAATCCTGGGAACATCCCCAAGGGGTTTACTACCGCCAAAAGGGGATGGACACAACAGGTAAAGTAGTGGCTTTGTTTTCTGGACAAGGTTCACAATACTTAGAAATGGGGCGGGAATTAGTAATGAATTTTCCCTGCTTGCGCCAAACCTACACGCACATGGATAGCCTATTGTGTGAAGACGGGTTACAGCCCTTATCAAGCGTAGTATTTCCTCAACCTGTTTTTGATGAAACAAAAAAGCGAATTCAGTTAGCAACATTGCAAAAAACTGAATATGCACAACCGGCAATTGGTGTATTTAGTGCGGGCTTATATAAAATCTTGCAACAAGCTGGATTTAAACCCGATTTTGTTGCCGGTCATAGCTTTGGTGAACTAACAGCTTTGTGGGTTGCAGGAGTGTTAAATGAAGAGGATTATTTGTTCCTAGCAAAAGCTAGAGGACAAGCTATGGCTGCACCTGCAAATCCCAATTTTGATGCTGGAGGAATGTTAGCTGTCAAAGGAGATATTCATCAAATAACCGAAGTAATTAAAAAGTTTCCCCAAGTAGCAGTTGCTAATAAAAATTCTCAGCACCAAGTAGTATTAGCTGGAAAAAAAGAGGAAATTATTCAAGTCCAAGATATTCTCAAAAATCAAGGTTTTACCACTTTTTTATTAGGAGTTTCCGCAGCATTTCATACACCATTAGTATCTCATGCCCAAAAACCTTTTGCCCAAGCCGTTGAAAAAGTAAATTTCAACGAAGCCCAAATTCCTGTTTATACTAATGTTACAGGTAGCCGTTATCCTCAAGAACCCCACGCCATTCAAAAAATTCTCAAAGAACAACTGTTAAATCAGGTATTATTTCAGCAGGAAATTGAAAATATCTATGCTGCTGGCGGTTATTATTTTGTAGAATTTGGACCCAAAAATGTCCTTACTAATTTGGTAAAAGACATTTTAAGTGATAAACCACACCTAGCAATAGCCGTAAATCCAAGTCATACCAAAAATAGCGACAAAACTCTTCGACAAGCCATAGTTCAATTGCAGGTAGCTGGATTATATTTGCAAAATTTAGATCCCTATCAAGTCGCAACTAAAATTCCCGAAGTTCCTGCTAAAAAAGTTTTGAATGTCCGGTTAAATAGTACCAACATTACCGAAAGAACTGAAAAAGAATTTGCGAAAGCTTTAGAAAATGGTCATCATGTAAGAGTGCTATCTCCTGAACCAACAATTAATGAAAACCACCCAACTTCATTTAATGAGAATCATCAACCACAGGGTAACAAAAAACCGACAACTTCATTTAATGAGAATCATCAATCACAGGGTAACAAAAAACCGACAACTTCATTTAATGAGAATCATCAATCACAGGGTAACAACGACCACCCAACTTCACTCAATGGTAAATTAGAACAAGTCGAAATCCAACCAGATAACCATGGAAAAGTTATTCACAACTTAGAAAAAATTATCACAGAATTTAGCCAGCAACAACGAGATATTATCCACGTTCATGAACAATCTTTACACAATCAAACAGAATACACAAAGACATTTTCTCAATTAATGCAGCAACAGTATTTATTATTGGGAAATAATCAAACTACAGAACATCAATTCCAAACTCAACAACTAGCAATTTCCAATTCTGACCAGAACATGATGCGGTTTCATGATCATCAAGGTGATACCCTCCGCATTCATGAACAATATCTCAAATATCAACATGAATATACCCAAAATTACTTTCAACTTCTGCAAAAACATTTGCATTTACTGACCGCAGAAAATAAAGACATCAATTTTGTAAATCATCCTCAAATTCAACAAGACTTAGAAAATGATCAAAAACCAGACTTACTGAATCAGAATATTTCTCAACCTCTTCCTCTCTGCGCCTCTGCGCCTCTGCGTGAAGAAAAAACCATCCCAAATATAGATAAAGCTACCCTTAGTCAAACTCTACTAAACGTTGTCAGTGATAAAACAGGCTACCCAGTAGAAATGTTAGAACTGTCAATGGATATGGAAGCAGATTTGGGAATTGATTCTATCAAACGGGTGGAAATTTTAGGAGGTTTATTAGAACTATATCCCGATTTACCTAAACCCAACCCCGAAGAATTAGGACAATTAAGAACCTTGGAACAAATTGCCGAATATATGCAAACTTTAGTTCCAGATATCTTAAATCAACAGGTAGAAATATCAACAGCAATTACTAGCAAAGAGGTATTAGTAGAAGTTTCCCAACCAGAATTAATTACAGCCACACCCGTAGTTGAAAACCAGAAACAAGAAGTAGAAATTTCCCAAGATTTAAGCGATATTCTTCTAACAGTTGTCAGTGAAAAAACAGGTTATCCTGTGGAAATGCTAGAACTGTCAATGGATATGGAAGCAGATTTGGGAATTGATTCTATCAAACGAGTAGAAATTTTAGGAGGTTTATTAGAACTATATCCCGATTTACCTAAACCCAACCCCGAAGAAATTGGAGAATTGAGAACTTTAGGCGAAATTGCCACGTATATGCAGCAACAAGCCCAGGGAATTCCTAACTTATTATCTGAGGAAATAGTAGAAGTAATCACAACCACATCTGCACCAAATATCCGCCGCAGCATTGCTAAATTACAGCAACTTACTACACCAGATAGTTTAGAATTTTCTCTTCCTGAAAATCACATTGCATTAATAACTGATGATGGTTCTTCCACTACAGAGAAATTAGCAGAAATTTTGATAGCGAAAGGTTGGAAAACTGTAGTTTTAAGTTTCCCTGGTGTCGGATCAAATGTTAATGAGGGCATCAATCGAGTAATTTTAACTGATTGGAATGAAGACAGTTTACAACAACAGTTAAAACAGATTGCTGATAATTATGGTACTGTAGCTGCATTTATTCACCTTCACCCAACAATACCATTAGACATAGATAAATCTATTCTGCGTCATGTCTTCTTAATCGCTAAATATCTCAAAGAACCACTCAACGAAGCTGCAAAATTTGGACGTAGTTGTTTTATTACCGTTGCGCGTTTAGATGGTGAATTTGGATTAGGAGAAACCCATAATTTTAGTGCAATTCCTGGAGGATTATTCGGACTTAGTAAAAGTATTAATCAAGAATGGGAAAATGTATTTTGTCGTTCCCTTGACTTAAATCCAGACTTAGATCCAGAAACATCTATAAAACATATCCTTGCAGAAATTCATGATGCAAACTTGTTAATTCAAGAAGTAGGATATAGCGCCAAAGGAAGGGTTACTTTAATTGCAGATTTCAGCCCATTACCAACTACCAGTTCTTCAAAAAAAATTACTAAAGATCAGGTATTTATCGTTAGTGGTGGTGCCAAAGGAATCACAGCCCAATGTGTCATAAAAATCGCTCAACAATATCAATGTAAATTTATTCTTTTAGGGCGTTCCAGCACAGAAGTTGAACCAGTTTGGGCAGAAGATTGTGAAAATGAAGCAGAATTAAAACAGCGAATTTTAGAAAATTTTCAAGCCCAAGGAGAAAAACCAACACCAATAATGGTGCAGAAAAAATATCAGGTAATTTCCTCGCAGCGAGAAATTCAAAATACTCTTAAAGCTATTGAAAAAGCAGGAGGAGAAGCAGAATATCTGAGTGTAGATATTACTGACACAGTATTACTAGAATCAAAACTTGCAGATGTAATTGAACGTTTTGGGGCGATAACAGGTATAATTCATGGTGCAGGAAACTTAGCTGATAAACGCATTGAAAAAAAATCAATTCAGGATTTTGAGAATGTTTATGCAGCTAAAGTTAAAGGTTTAGAAAATCTCCTGCGGTGTGTACCAGCAAATCAATTGCAATATTTAGTTTTGTTTTCTTCCGTAGTGGGATTTTATGGAAATGCGGGACAATCAGATTATGCCACAGCCAATGAAATCCTCAACAAATCCGCCCACTTAATTAAACATAATTACCCTAATTGTCATGTAATGGCTATTAACTGGGGACCCTGGGAAAGTGGCATGGTATCACCAGAATTAAAGAAAGCTTTTGCAGCCAGAGGAATTGAAGTTATTCCCGTAGAAACAGGAACAAAAATATTAGTTGATGAACTAACGACGGCTAATCAAGACACGGTTCAATTAGTGATTGGTAGTCCCTTAATTTATGTTCCTGCAACTTTATCAAATGATTTAAGAACCTATCGCATTAAACGCCAATTAACATTAACAGAAAATCCATTTTTACAGGATCATGTTATCCTCGGTCGTCCCGTGCTTCCTGCTACCTGTGGGTTATTATGGATGACTAATGCTTGCGAACAACTCTATCCTGGATTTACAGCCTTCAGTTCGTCCAATTTCAAAGTTTTAAAAGGCATAGTTTTTGATGAAAACTTCGCAAGTGAATATATTTTAGAACTTCAAGAACTGGCGAAACACGAAAATCAGGAAATAGAATTTGCTGCTAAAATTAGCAGTAAGACACCAGACGGAAAAATCCGCTATCATTTCAGCACAAATCTAATTCTTAAAAGAGAAATTCCCACACCTCCAAACTATGAGAACCTGAAATTTAATCAGGATGAAAATTTTCTCAAAAGCAATCAAGAATTATATCAAGTAAATGCTTCTAGTCTATTTCATGGCTGCACATTTCAGGGGGTAAAATCAGTTTTAAATACCAGTCCTAGTCAGATGACTATTGAATGCTGTTTACCAGAACCAACAACACAGCAACAGGGACAATTTCCGGTGCAAACATTCAATCCTTACATAGCAGATGTCCAGATTCATTCTCTCTGGATTTGGACACAACACTTTTATCAAGTTGGATGTTTACCATCAGAAATAAAGAATTTTGAACAGTTTGCAAAAGTCCCTTTTGGTGAAACATTTTATGTTACTTGTGAACTCCAATCAAAAACAGAATCATCAGTAGTTACAGATGTGATTACCTATAACCGTCAAGGACAAATTTATAATCGCATGATTGGGGCTAAAGGAACAATTCTACCTCGACAAACAGACAAAGATTAG